Part of the Crossiella cryophila genome, GTCGTCCAGGATCGCGCGGGCCAGGCCGCCGCCCTGGGCCCCGGTGGCGCCGATGACTGCGATGATCTTCTTGTCGGACAAGGGAAACGCTCCTCGGTTCAGTGGGTGGACAGCAGTTCGCGGACGCGGGGCGCTACCTCGCGGCCGTACAGGTCGATGGCCCGCAGCAGGGACTCGTGCCCCAGACTGGCCATGCCGTACTTCAGGTCGAAGCGGGTCGCGCCGAGCTGCCGCAGGGTGGCCGCGATCTTGGTGGCCACGGTCTCCGGCGAGCCGACGTAGAGCGCGCCGCGCGGGCCGACCTCCGCCTCGTAGGACTCCCTGGTCGGCGGGCGGAAGCCGCGTTGCCGGGCGGCCCGGCCGAAGGCGTCCAGGTAGTGCGGGAAGAACTCCTCGCGGGCGATCGCGTCGGTCTCGGCCAGGTGTCCCGGCGAGTGCACGCCGATGGGCAGGTCCGGGCCGCCGGTGTGCTTGAGGGTCTGCCGGTACAGCTCGGCGAACGGGCGGAACCGGGCGGCCGGACCGCCGATGATCGCCAGCATCAGGGACAGTCCGTGCTGGGCGGCGCGGACCACCGACAGCGGGGTGCCGCCGACGCCGATCCAGGTGGGCAGTGCGCCGGAGGTGGTGTGCGGGAAGACCTCGATGCCGTCCAGCGCGGGCCGGAACTTTCCGGTCCAGGTGACCGGCTTCTCCTCGCGCAGCTGGGCGAACAGGTCGGCCTTCTCGGCGAACAGCTCGTCGTAGTCGGCCAGGTCGAAGCCGAACAGCGGGAAGGACTCGGTGCTGGAGCCGCGGCCAAGGATCACCTCGGCCCGGCCACCGGAGAGCGCGTCCAGGGTGGCGTAGCGCTGGAAGACCCGGACCGGGTCGTCGGTGCTGAGCACGGTGACCGCCGAGCCCAGCCGGATCCGCTCGGTGCGGGCGGCGATGGCGGCCAGCACCAGGTCCGGTGCGGACAGCGGCATCTCGGCGGTGTGGTGCTCGCCGATGCCGAAGTAGTCCACCCCGGCGGACTCGGCGTGCACACCCTGCTCGACCAGCAGGCGGATGCCCTCGGGCTGGCTGGCACTGTCCGGCACGTCGCCGAAGGTGTCCAGGCCGAGGGTGAGGGTCGTGGCGGTCATGGCACCCACGCTGCACCCGCCGCGCGGCCCGCGCGCGCCCCTGCGGTGGGTACCAACGCCAGGGGATGGCAGCCCGGCCGCGAGGGGGCGATCATGGGTGCATGGGTGAGAACCGGAGCACGGCTGACGAGCTGGCCGACTTCCTGCGGGCCCGGCGGGCCGCGCTCACGCCGGAGACCGTCGGGGTGCCCACCTACGGCCAGCCACGCCGGGTGCCCGGCCTGCGCCGGGACGAGGTGGCCCAGCTGGCCGGGATCAGCGTGAACTACTACACCCGGCTTGAGCAAGGCGAGAGCCATCAGATGTCGGACTCGGTGCTGTCCGCGCTGGCCGCCGCCCTGCAGCTCAACGTGGACGAGCACGCGCACCTGCTCCGGCTGGCCCGCCCAGCCCAGACGGTGCGCCGCGGCACCGGTCCGGAGACGGTCCGGCCCTCGATGCTGACGTTGCTGGAGAGCAACACCGAACAGGCCGCGGTGCTGGTCGGCCGCAGCACCAACCTGCTGGGCGCCAACCGGCTGGGCTACGCCCTCTACGGCCTGCGCCCGGACCAGCGGCCGAACCTGACCAAGCTGATGTTCCTCTCCCCCGAGATGCGCGATCTGCTGCCGGACTGGCCGGAGCAGGCCCGCAACGCCGCCTCCTACCTGCGGGCGGCGACCAGTGATCATCCGGATGACGAGATGCTGGCGGCGCTGATCGGCGAGCTGAGCATCAAGAGCACGGATTTCGCCCGGATCTGGGCCGAGCATCCGGTGGCGGAATGCCTGCACAAGACGCAGAAGTTCCGGCATCCGCTGGTCGGCGAGCTGGTGTTGCAGGAGGAGATCCTGCGGCTGCCGGATGATCCGAGTCAGCGGCTGATCTTCCTGGGCGCGGAGCCGGGCACGCCTTCGGCCGAACGGTTGCGATTGCTGGACTCGCTGGTGTCCTAGCGACCGAGTGCGGCGGCCAACTCGGCCAGGTAACCGGTCACCGGGCCGAAGGTGAGCAGGCCGCTGCCCGCACCGGCGAGTTCGCCGGCCGCGGGCAGCAGCTCGGTGTGCGCGCGTTCGATGAGTTCGCGGTCCCGCAAGGCAACGGCGGTGCGGGCGAGCAGGGCAAGGCGGGCCTCGGTGAGCAGGTCGGCCGGGGTGTCCGGGAGGGCTCGGGCGGCGGCCAGGGCGGCGGGGCGTTCGCCTGAGGCGAGCAGGGCCAGTGGGCGGACCCAGTCCAGGTACGGGCCCCATTCCGCGGTCAGGTCCACTGTGGACTGTGAGTTGCGCTGGAGATCCAAGGACAGCAAGGACAGTGGCAGCAGGCTGTTGGCGAGGCCGGGCATGCCTGCGGTGTCCAGGCGGGTGGCGGCGGCGCGGTAGGCGGCCTCGGATTCGGTGAACCGGCCAGCGGCGGAGTGGCGCAGGGCGGCGTAGAACTCGGTGAAGACGGCCACGAGTGGGAGCTGGTGGCGGTCGGCGAGTTGATCGACGGCGGTGGCGTGCTGGTCGGCGGCGGCGAAGTCGGACCGGGCGGCGCAGGCCTGGATCAGGATGAGGTGGGCCAGGACCTCGAAGGTGATCAGGCCGTGTTCGCCGGACAGGGCAAGGAGTTCGTGGCCGAGGGCGGCGCGTTCCGGGGACATGCCCGCGTGGTCGAAGGTGTGCAGGAAACGGCCGTTGAGGGCGAAGGCGAGCAGGGCCGGGTCGGTCAACTCCCTGGCCAGGGACTCGGCTTCGGCGGCGGCCGTGCGGGCGCGGGTGGAGCGGGTGCCACGGAGTTCCATGGCGAGGGTGGCCAGTAGGCGGGCCCGGTCGGCGATCCGGTGCGGGGGCAGGGCGGCGAGGGTGCGTTCGGTGACGGCGACCACCTGGGCGGCGATCGCCGGGTCGTCGTGGGTGGTCCAGCTGCCGGGCACGTCGAAGGCGGCGATGACCCTGGCGGTCAGTTCGGGGTCGCCGAGGGATTCGGCTTCGGCCAGGGTGCCGGCGCGCTGGTCGCGGGCGGTGTGCAGGTGGCCGGTGACGGCCTGGTTGCGGATCAGGCCCATCCGGAGTTCGAGGCGGGTGCGCGGGTCGCCGTCGTGCGCGTCGAGGGCGGCCTGGTAGTGGCGGGCGGCTTCGTGTGGGGCGAAGCGGGATTCGGCCAGGCGGGCCGCGGCGGCGGCGTAGTGCGCGCGACGGTCGGCGGGGGCACGGGATCCGGCCAGTAGGTGGTGGTGGGCCAGGGCGTCGATGTCGTTGGGGCGCAGGCTTTCCAGGGTGTGCGCGAGGGTGGCGTGCCAGCGGGACCGGCGGGATTCGGAGACCTCCTCGTAGAGGGTGTCGCGGACCAGGGCGTGTGCGAACCGGAGGCGGTCGGGGCCGGACTCGGTGAGGAAACCCAGCAGCAGGGCGGCATCCAGGGTGTCCAGGACCAGGTTCTCGTTGCCGGACAGGGTGATCAGCAGGTCCAGGTCGGGGTCCCGGCCGATCACGGCGGCCTGGCGGAGCACGGTGCGGGCGTCCGCGGACAGGGCGCCCAGGCGGTGGCGGATCACCTCGCGGACCCCGGCCGGCACAGCGAGGTCGCCCTGGGTCTCGTAGTGCCGGGCGAGTTCGCGGGCGAAGAAGGGGTTGCCGCCACTGCGTTCGTGGATGGCGTGCAGCACGCGGGCCGGGAGTTCGCGCTGGGCGGTGGTGCGGACGAGGTCGGCGGTGGCGGACTCGGGCAGGCCGGTGAGGTAGACGCGGGTGGGTTCGGCGGGGGCGATGCGGGCGAGCAGGTCGGCCAGGCCGGGGGTGATCTGGGTGGAGCGGTGGGTGGCGACGATGCGGATGGGGCGCGGCGGGGGTTCGGTGACCAGGGTGGCGAGCAGGGCGAGGGTTTCCTCGGTGGCGCGGTGCAGGTCGTCGAGGACGAGCAGGAGTGGGGCCTGCCGGGCGAGAGTGTCCACATAGGACAGGACGGTGCGGTGGAAGTGGAAGCGGTCCTCGGGGGGTGTGGCGGGGAGGGGGTGGTGGGTGGCGAGGGCGGTCAGGATCTGGGTCCAGGGCCAGGTGGCGGGGGTGTCGGGGTGTTCGGGGTTGCGGCCCCAGGCGGTGCGCCAGCCTTGGGCGGCGAGGGTGCTGGTGAGGGCTTCGGCGAGGGCGGTTTTGCCGGAGCCGGGTTCGCCGGAGATGAGGGACAGGTGCAGGCGGGGTGGGGTGCGGGTCAGGAGGGCGAGTTCGGTGCCGCGGCCCAGGAGTGGGGGGTTGAGGGGCGAGGGTGGTTGGGGCGAATCGGTGGCTTGGCCGGGGTGCGGGGGTCCCGGGGCGAGACCGGGCAGTGGGGTTGGCTGGGCGGCTTCGGTGGCGCGGCCGGGGTGCGAGGGGGCGTGGAGGGGGTGCAGGGTCGCGGTGGCGGAGGTCGCGGTGACGGCGGTGGCGGTGACGGCGGTGGCGGTGACGGGGCTCGCGGTGGCGGGGGTCGCGGTTGGGTGTGTGCGTGGGGCGTCCAGGTGTGGGGCCTGGGCGAGGATGTCCGCTTCCAACTGGCGGAGGGCGGGACCCGGGTCCACGCCCAACTCGGTGACCAGGGCGTTTCTCGCGGTACGCAGGGCTTCCAGGGCGTCGTGCTGGCGGCCGGTGCGGTAGAGGGCCAGGGCCAGTAGCTGCCAGGCGTGTTCGCGCCAGGGGTGGGTGGTGATGTGGGCGCGCAGGTCGGCGGCGACCGCGGCGGACTGGCCTTGCGCCAGGGCGGCTTCGGCTCGGCGTTCGACGGCCAGCAGGCGGAGTTCGTCCAGGCGGGCGATTTCCGGGCGGGCCCAGGGTTCTTCGGCGAACTCGGCGTAGGCGGCACCGCGCCACAGGGCGAGGGCTTTGTCCAATGTGGACAGGTCGAGGGTGGCGAGGGCGACCTCGAACCGGGTGGCGTCGACCGCGTCGGGGGCGGTGCGCAGGGCGTAGCCGGGGGTCTCGGTGACCAGCAGGGTGGCGGGGGTCCTGGGGGCGCGGCCTGGCTCCAGGGACTGGCGGAGGGTGTTGATGAAGGTCTGGAGCGCGCCAAGGGCGCCGTCGGGCGGGTCTGCCCACAGGTCGTTGATGAGGGTGCGGACCGGGACCACCCGGCGGCGGGCGATCAGCAGCCGGGCCAGGATGGCGCGCTGACGGGGACCTTTGAGGGTGACCGGGCCGTGCTCGTCCGCGGCCACCAGCGGGCCGAGTACGCCGAAGGTCATCACGGACCGAGCCTAGGTGATCAGTCGCGCTCGCGAGCTAGCCCGAATTCGCACCGCACCGCCTCTTCGGGCGCATCTCAGCTGATCTATCCGAAGTTTGGTCCACACCAGTTGACGCACTCATCCGCTCACTCCATGATCCTCCTCGAACGTCAGCTGAGATGAATGATCTCGGCGTTCACCGTAAGGGGGATTCACATGAGTAGAGCAGCACTGGCGGCGAAGGCGGCCGTGGTCGCCTTCGCCACCATCACCGCGATGGCTCCGGCCGCGATGGCCAGTTCCACCGCCGGTCCCTTCGAACCGTGCAGCGGCCCGGTCACCGAGTACACCTGCACCAGCGACGCGAACATGGACCCCGCCTTCGCCCGGCACAGCGTGCGCGGCCACGCCAGCCGCTACGCCCTCCGGCACGGCTTCTCGCCCAGGAACTGCAAGGAAACCAACCTGGACGAGTACATGAGCGGGATCTTCTACTACGCCTCGGTCACCTGGAAGTGCAGGCGATGAGCGGCAAGCGCTTCCCACTGCGGAAGATCCTGCTCGGCGCGCTGGTCCCGGCCGCCGTCCTGGCCATGAGCACCCCGGCCTCGGCCGCGGAGGCGACCTGGCGGTTCCAGAGCGCCGCCAGCGGGCTCTGCATGGAGATCGGGAACGCCTCACCGGCTCCCGGCGCGCCGGTGCAGCAGTTCCACTGTTCCAGCCGGGCCACCCGGATCAACTACGTCGACGCGGGCGGGGTGCGCTACCGCGCCATGTTGAAGCCCGTGGTCAGCGGCCTGTGCGTCACCGTGGACGACGCCTCCATCGCCGACGGCGCGCTGCTCAGCCAGCAGCCGTGCACCGGTGCGGCCAACCAGCTCTTCGACGTGGTGCCCTCGGAACCACCGGTGGGCGCGCGGCGGATCAGGGCCGCGCACAGCGGCAAGTGCGTCGGGGTCCCGCCGGGGGCCACCGGCACCGGGGTCCGGCTGATCCAGACCACCTGCGCCAACCTCTGGGACCAGTGGCAGCTCATGCGTCCCTGAAACCCTTACCAGCGAACAGAAAGGCACGACCTATGAGAGCGATTCTGACCGCCGGGCTCGTCGGCCTGGCCCTGCTGTCCACCGCGGGCGCCGCGATCGCCGCCGAGCAGGCGGACAAGGCCGACACCCGCACCTTCGTCGGCGTCGACCGGGGCTTCAACGAGAAGGAGGCCAAGGACAGGGCCTTCCTCATGGCCCGGTTCTACGCCCGCGCCAACGGTTTCCGGGCGGAGCAGTGTCAGGAGGTCAGTAGCACGGCGTACCGGATCAACATCACCTTCTGGGAGGGCAACTCCAGGCTCGTCTGCACCCGGCCCTGATCCGGCCGCGGTCACCGGGGTGTCCAGCGCCCCGGTGACCGCGTCGCGGGCTCCTGGCGAACCGCCCAGCGCTTGCTGATCGGTTGCTGATCGGGCACGGGCACGCTGCGCTCATGACACCCAGGATCACCGGATTCGACTACCAGCGGATCACCGTCGCACCGGACGTGGCACTGAATGTGGCGGTGGGCGGGACCGGTCGCCCGATCGTGCTGCTGCACGGCTTCCCGCAAACGCACCTGATGTGGCGGCACGTGGCCGCCGACCTGGCCGCCGACCACACCGTCATCGTGCCCGACCTGCGCGGCTACGGGGCCAGCGACAAACCGGCCGAGGGCTACGCCAAGCGCACCATGGCCGCGGACATCGTCACGTTGGCCGCGGCGCTGGGGCACCAGCGGTTCGCACTGGCCGGGCACGACCGGGGCGCGCTGGTCGCGATCCGGGCCGGACTGGATCACCCGGACGTGGTCACCCACCTGGCCTCGCTGGACGTGCTGCCGACCGCGGACATGTGGCAGGTCATGCGCGGGCGGTCGGCGGCGATCGGCTTCCACCTCTACCTGATGGCCCAGCCGCCGGGACTGCCGGAGGCGATGATCAGTGCCAGCGCGGACGCCTTCTTCGGCTACTTCCTGGATCTCTGGACCAAGGATCCGGCCGCGATCCCGGCCGAGATCCGCGCGGCCTACCTGGACGCCTGCCGGGACGCGGTGCCCTCGATCGTCGCGGACTACCGGGCCAGCGCCGGGGTGGACGTCGAGCACGACCAGGCGGACCGGGCGGCGGGCAACCAGCTGCGGATGCCGGTGACGGTGTTGCAGCAGGACTGGGGGTCGGCGCTGGGCTTCGACGCGGCCGGGCTGTGGCGGGCCTGGGCGCCCGCGGTCGAGCACAAGACGGTGTCCTGCGGGCATTTCATGGCCGAGGAGGCGCCCGCGGTGGTGGTCGGCGCGTTGCGGGAACTGCTGGCCCGCCGGCCCGTCACCGGTTCGCGCGCAGGTAGCCGGTGATCATCGCGACCAGCTCGTGCTCCAGCCGGGTGGTGTCGATGGAGCCGGGGGCGGCGATGAGCTGGTGCACGGTCAGCTCCACCGTCGAGGCCACCAGCCGGGCGGCGGTGTCCTTGTCCCGCACCAGGACTTCCGGATGCCGCTCGAACAGCTCGCGCAGGTCGCCGATCATCGCCCACTCCAGCCGGGTCACCCGCTCCAGCAGCTCGCCGGAGCGGGGCGCCTGCTCGATCATCACCCGCAGCAGCGCCGGATCGTCGAGATGGTTCTCGATCACGGTGTGCACGAACACCCGGACGATCTCCTCGATCGGGTCCGGCCGGTCCCGGTACTGGCGCAGCGTCTCGGCGGCCCGGTCGCCGTCGAGGTGGCGGGTGAGCAACTCGGCCAGGATCGCGTCCTTGTTGGGGTAGTACTGGTACAGCGAGCCGATCGAGATCCGGGCCCGCCGGAGGCCATGGTCAAGGACAAGGTGCAGGACCGGATCGATCACCACGTGCGCCACTTCATCGCGCACGCCCCGTTCCTGGCCCTGGCCACCTCGGATGCCACCGGCCTGCGGGAGGTGTTGCGGGTCAACGGTCGCGCCTACCCCAGCGACGAACCGGACGTGCTGGCCCGGATGCGGATCGAGGGCCGGGCGGCGGAGATCCCGTCGATGGCCGGGATCTCCGCCGAGCAGATGGGGCTCCAGGTGGATCCGGCGGTCCTGGCGGCCAACTCGAGGCCGGGTACCGGCAGTTGTACTGACGGGCCTGCCTTTTCCGGTACATATGTCGGTATCCGGATGAACTGGGGGTTCACGTGGATCGGCGGTCCGAGCACTACGACCCGGTGGACGGCGAGTACACCTACTTCGGCTGGGTGCGGGAGGGCGACCCGTCCGACCAGCTGTCGGAGCTGCTCCGGCACTGGACCACCCCGCAGGGCCACCACCACGAGCAGCGCTACACGCACGACCGGGGCTGGGTGCGCAGCTGGATCTGGGAAGACGTCAAGGACAACCGCAAGAGCGGCTGGGTGCTGCCGGTCACGGCGGAGGCCGCCGAGCGGTTCAAGGCGGAGCTGGCGGTGGCGGTGATCGCGGCCGCGTATCTGGAGGAGCGGCGCCAGGCAGACTGGGCCAACCCGGTGATACCGCCGGTACGACCCTGACGGCCTTGCCCTGCCGTCGGATCCGGCCGCCCGACTCCCGCTCAGTGCTGAGCCGGAGTTGGTCCCGCAGAGGCTCTCGCGCACCGCGCGCCGTCACTAGCCTGGCCCGCGGCATCTACCGAATCTCGTTGAAGGGGAACCACCTGTGGCTGTATCCGTGGACCTGGCCAAGCAGCTCGACAAGGCGTACGAGAACCTGACCGTGGCCGAGGTTCTGGACGCGCCGGTCGCCGCGCTGGCCGGTGTCAGCGATGGCGATGGTGAGAAGCTGGCCGCCGCCTTCGGCATCAAGACGGTCCGCGACCTGGGCACCAACAAGTACTTCAAGCTGGCCGCCGCGCTGGCCGCGATCGGCGACAACGGCAAGTGATCCGGGCGTGGCCGGGGGTTGCTGACCGCCCCCGGCCGCCGCACCGCGGGTAAGTCGCCGCGCTGCGGGTAACCTCCGGCCCGTGCGGGTCTTCGAGGAACATCGGTCC contains:
- a CDS encoding LLM class flavin-dependent oxidoreductase; this encodes MTATTLTLGLDTFGDVPDSASQPEGIRLLVEQGVHAESAGVDYFGIGEHHTAEMPLSAPDLVLAAIAARTERIRLGSAVTVLSTDDPVRVFQRYATLDALSGGRAEVILGRGSSTESFPLFGFDLADYDELFAEKADLFAQLREEKPVTWTGKFRPALDGIEVFPHTTSGALPTWIGVGGTPLSVVRAAQHGLSLMLAIIGGPAARFRPFAELYRQTLKHTGGPDLPIGVHSPGHLAETDAIAREEFFPHYLDAFGRAARQRGFRPPTRESYEAEVGPRGALYVGSPETVATKIAATLRQLGATRFDLKYGMASLGHESLLRAIDLYGREVAPRVRELLSTH
- a CDS encoding helix-turn-helix transcriptional regulator, with amino-acid sequence MGENRSTADELADFLRARRAALTPETVGVPTYGQPRRVPGLRRDEVAQLAGISVNYYTRLEQGESHQMSDSVLSALAAALQLNVDEHAHLLRLARPAQTVRRGTGPETVRPSMLTLLESNTEQAAVLVGRSTNLLGANRLGYALYGLRPDQRPNLTKLMFLSPEMRDLLPDWPEQARNAASYLRAATSDHPDDEMLAALIGELSIKSTDFARIWAEHPVAECLHKTQKFRHPLVGELVLQEEILRLPDDPSQRLIFLGAEPGTPSAERLRLLDSLVS
- a CDS encoding AfsR/SARP family transcriptional regulator, encoding MTFGVLGPLVAADEHGPVTLKGPRQRAILARLLIARRRVVPVRTLINDLWADPPDGALGALQTFINTLRQSLEPGRAPRTPATLLVTETPGYALRTAPDAVDATRFEVALATLDLSTLDKALALWRGAAYAEFAEEPWARPEIARLDELRLLAVERRAEAALAQGQSAAVAADLRAHITTHPWREHAWQLLALALYRTGRQHDALEALRTARNALVTELGVDPGPALRQLEADILAQAPHLDAPRTHPTATPATASPVTATAVTATAVTATSATATLHPLHAPSHPGRATEAAQPTPLPGLAPGPPHPGQATDSPQPPSPLNPPLLGRGTELALLTRTPPRLHLSLISGEPGSGKTALAEALTSTLAAQGWRTAWGRNPEHPDTPATWPWTQILTALATHHPLPATPPEDRFHFHRTVLSYVDTLARQAPLLLVLDDLHRATEETLALLATLVTEPPPRPIRIVATHRSTQITPGLADLLARIAPAEPTRVYLTGLPESATADLVRTTAQRELPARVLHAIHERSGGNPFFARELARHYETQGDLAVPAGVREVIRHRLGALSADARTVLRQAAVIGRDPDLDLLITLSGNENLVLDTLDAALLLGFLTESGPDRLRFAHALVRDTLYEEVSESRRSRWHATLAHTLESLRPNDIDALAHHHLLAGSRAPADRRAHYAAAAARLAESRFAPHEAARHYQAALDAHDGDPRTRLELRMGLIRNQAVTGHLHTARDQRAGTLAEAESLGDPELTARVIAAFDVPGSWTTHDDPAIAAQVVAVTERTLAALPPHRIADRARLLATLAMELRGTRSTRARTAAAEAESLARELTDPALLAFALNGRFLHTFDHAGMSPERAALGHELLALSGEHGLITFEVLAHLILIQACAARSDFAAADQHATAVDQLADRHQLPLVAVFTEFYAALRHSAAGRFTESEAAYRAAATRLDTAGMPGLANSLLPLSLLSLDLQRNSQSTVDLTAEWGPYLDWVRPLALLASGERPAALAAARALPDTPADLLTEARLALLARTAVALRDRELIERAHTELLPAAGELAGAGSGLLTFGPVTGYLAELAAALGR
- a CDS encoding RICIN domain-containing protein, which translates into the protein MSGKRFPLRKILLGALVPAAVLAMSTPASAAEATWRFQSAASGLCMEIGNASPAPGAPVQQFHCSSRATRINYVDAGGVRYRAMLKPVVSGLCVTVDDASIADGALLSQQPCTGAANQLFDVVPSEPPVGARRIRAAHSGKCVGVPPGATGTGVRLIQTTCANLWDQWQLMRP
- a CDS encoding alpha/beta fold hydrolase — its product is MTPRITGFDYQRITVAPDVALNVAVGGTGRPIVLLHGFPQTHLMWRHVAADLAADHTVIVPDLRGYGASDKPAEGYAKRTMAADIVTLAAALGHQRFALAGHDRGALVAIRAGLDHPDVVTHLASLDVLPTADMWQVMRGRSAAIGFHLYLMAQPPGLPEAMISASADAFFGYFLDLWTKDPAAIPAEIRAAYLDACRDAVPSIVADYRASAGVDVEHDQADRAAGNQLRMPVTVLQQDWGSALGFDAAGLWRAWAPAVEHKTVSCGHFMAEEAPAVVVGALRELLARRPVTGSRAGSR
- a CDS encoding TetR/AcrR family transcriptional regulator — encoded protein: MRDEVAHVVIDPVLHLVLDHGLRRARISIGSLYQYYPNKDAILAELLTRHLDGDRAAETLRQYRDRPDPIEEIVRVFVHTVIENHLDDPALLRVMIEQAPRSGELLERVTRLEWAMIGDLRELFERHPEVLVRDKDTAARLVASTVELTVHQLIAAPGSIDTTRLEHELVAMITGYLRANR